A section of the Oncorhynchus gorbuscha isolate QuinsamMale2020 ecotype Even-year linkage group LG06, OgorEven_v1.0, whole genome shotgun sequence genome encodes:
- the LOC124038695 gene encoding fibronectin type III domain-containing protein 7-like, which produces MWVSPYVTSEVPTINMATSKQSESLTVEFTQVSGATSYILRAETADMSFFYETEVSSSPGTVLNLQAYTDYTLSVMSINSGGRSQPSLPVVAKTVVAAPKLNSTSPSNDTIVVGWEPVDHVFLYTISIIMEGSDSRVKLNTTDTSVTFSGLEAGTTYCIKGNAWDPEKRQGDDFTVCQITRPCIPVLTELEVRMVGSEAGLSVSWAPSQGAGEYLAFSSEGLNCTSTTGACTLAPVGCGQRHTVTVTAINEGGPSIPSAPEEFITFPCPPEPLRVEETKAGNCSVLWDAIPYTDTYVAFIKRDDGQEERCNTSSTSCNYHCQCGYTYLMTVFAFSLAGSSPPGPVLNYTTLPCCPEDVFISLASPGTLEIMWSAVRGAEVYETRAVEGSEVILCNDTAPVCALSDLTCNSPYSVVVIPCNEIRGCNHTCRSHTKETAPCMPEILNVTQINTTSVKVSFSTPNRAGTTYKVSVVAQDNRNTCTSRGTSCEILDLPCGEVYEVSAIATTTVGDSFPSYSIPLETAPCCPATFNVEQVTQAMTNVTWSMARGTHTYMTSLTSPKGTARCHTLDTHCLMGCITCGTNYTVSMEAISRTGHMSECTYHGFSSSACCPSGVKLYRMANNTLRVYWRSTGGLHNYTAKMVGSQSNYTCTPPPGGNTCEVPEIMCGDVYNVVVAPLTQDGAMVQFCPQRMYSVSCSGSNVGMVIYRGKRSLD; this is translated from the exons ATGTGGGTATCTCCTTACGTGA CTTCTGAGGTGCCCACCATCAACATGGCGACATCGAAACAGAGTGAGAGCTTGACCGTGGAGTTCACGCAGGTGTCCGGTGCCACTTCCTACATCCTGCGTGCCGAGACCGCCGACATGTCCTTCTTCTACGAAACCGAGGTGTCCTCTTCCCCTGGGACCGTGCTCAACCTTCAGGCCTACACCGACTACACTCTCAGTGTCATGTCCATCAACAGCGGAGGCAGGAGCCAGCCTTCCCTCCCTGTGGTAGCAAAGACAG TGGTTGCTGCGCCCAAGCTCAACTCCACCTCTCCCAGCAATGACACCATTGTGGTGGGGTGGGAGCCTGTGGACCACGTTTTCCTGTACACCATTAGCATCATCATGGAGGGCTCAGACAGCAGGGTGAAGCTCAACACCACTGACACCAGCGTGACCTTCTCTGGCCTGGAGGCTGGGACTACCTATTGCATCAAGGGCAACGCCTGGGATCCCGAGAAAAGACAGGGAGATGACTTCACCGTCTGCCAGATCACAC gtccaTGCATCCCTGTGCTCACTGAGTTGGAGGTGAGGATGGTGGGCTCTGAGGccggtctgtctgtgtcctgggcTCCATCACAGGGGGCGGGGGAGTACCTGGCCTTCAGCTCAGAGGGGCTGAACTGTACCTCTACCACCGGCGCCTGCACCCTGGCCCCCGTGGGGTGTGGCCAGAGACACACCGTCACCGTGACAGCCATCAACGAGGGAGGACCCAGCATCCCTTCTGCTCCCGAGGAGTTCATCACCT TCCCCTGCCCACCAGAGCCCCTGCGtgtggaggagaccaaggcaggTAATTGCTCTGTGTTGTGGGACGCCATACCCTACACCGACACCTACGTGGCCTTCATCAAGAGGGATGATGGTCAGGAGGAGAGGTGCAACACCAGCTCCACCAGCTGTAACTATCACTGCCAGTGTGGATACACCTACCTGATGACTGTGTTCGCCTTCAGCCTGGCTGGATCCAGCCCACCGGGCCCCGTGCTCAACTACACCACCT TACCCTGTTGTCCCGAGGATGTGTTCATCTCCCTGGCCTCCCCCGGCACCCTGGAGATCATGTGGTCAGCAGTGCGTGGGGCTGAGGTGTACGAGACGCGGGCGGTGGAAGGGTCAGAGGTCATCCTGTGTAACGACACGGCACCAGTGTGCGCTCTCTCCGACCTCACCTGTAACAGCCCCTACAGTGTGGTGGTGATCCCCTGTAATGAGATTAGAGGGTGTAACCACACCTGCAGATCACACACTAAGGAGACAG CTCCCTGTATGCCAGAGATCCTGAATGTGACCCAGATCAACACCACCAGTGTCAAAGTCAGCTTTAGTACTCCCAACAGAGCAGGTACCACCTACAAAGTGAGCGTAGTGGCCCAGGACAACAGAAACACCTGCACTTCCAGAGGAACGTCCTGTGAGATACTTGACCTGCCCTGTGGCGAGGTCTATGAGGTCAGCGCCATAGCAACCACCACCGTGGGCGACAGTTTTCCCAGCTACAGTATTCCACTGGAAACAG CACCCTGTTGCCCGGCAACCTTTAACGTTGAACAGGTGACTCAGGCCATGACCAATGTCACCTGGTCGATGGCGAGAGGCACACACACCTACATGACCTCTCTGACCTCACCGAAAGGCACCGCCCGCTGCCACACCCTGGACACCCACTGCCTGATGGGATGCATCACCTGCGGAACAAACTACACCGTCAGCATGGAGGCCATCAGCCGCACTGGACACATGTCTGAGTGCACCTATCATGGCTTCTCATCCA GTGCTTGTTGTCCATCGGGCGTGAAGCTGTACAGGATGGCCAACAACACACTGCGTGTATACTGGCGTTCCACTGGCGGTCTCCACAACTACACGGCCAAGATGGTTGGTAGCCAGTCCAACTACACCTGCACCCCTCCCCCCGGGGGCAACACCTGTGAAGTGCCGGAGATCATGTGTGGGGACGTCTACAACGTAGTGGTGGCCCCTCTCACCCAGGACGGAGCCATGGTTCAGTTCTGCCCCCAGAGGATGTACTCAG TTTCCTGCTCGGGAAGCAATGTTGGAATGG TAATCTATCGAGGAAAGAGAAGTCTGGACTAG